Proteins encoded by one window of Flagellimonas lutaonensis:
- a CDS encoding AsmA-like C-terminal region-containing protein: MKKKKKKKILRITGVVFLALVGILLAIPFLLEGKIGILIKNKVNQNINATLDFNEADLSLLGSFPNAKVLLKGTTLVNKAPFEGDTLFSSEKVALTMGIGELFKSAEDPIAIKSLVIDGAKLHIKIDEQENTNYDIAKEDDKATTSLQSGGNDFSFDLESYEITNSKVVYDDRSTDMRLVVSEIRHTGKGDLSLATSELQTKTDALLSLEMDSISYLDKNKVALDALIGIDLNENRYSFLKNEALVNQLPLVFDGFVKVNDDNQEIDISFKTPSSDFKIFLAVIPSAYSKSIGNVETSGNFEVNGRFEGILDEEHIPRFNIKVNSENASFKYPNLPKSVRNVNIDAEVVNASGLADDTFVRVKKLTFQIDDDRFAAQADITDLLGNTKVKAALDGKINLANISKAYPVPAGYDLSGLLTADVSTAFDMASIENQRYENTKTTGTLNLQGFQYNSPELKNPVVIDEAALKFNPTTVTLNNFSGKTGQTDFRANGTITNLLGYLFNKEDIQGNFRLISDTFALNDFMVGEAPEEGKEDAGNPSAEKIKIPSFLNCTIDATANNVIYDNLNLTGVSGRLLVKEETATIQGLTSSLFGGKLNLNGKVSTKSEVPVFDMALGVDGFQISESFAAMDMLKVLAPIAKVLEGKLNSTIKLSGNLKNDMTPDLATLSGNLLAELLSTEFTAERTPLLSTLDSKLDFLNLQELDLNGLKTALSFENGTVAVKPFDIKYKDFVINVAGGHTFDQKLQYNVTIDVPAKYLGSEVNILLAQIDDTSLENLTIPVTANIGGSYTNPNVTTDLTTGVKKLTSQLVEIQKEKLKNQGKNAAKDLIGGLFKKDSTAGDSSAAEKSDVKAVLGGLLGNKKKDTTTNDSTGVVKDTVTTGDVAKKAAKNILGGLLGSKKKKDSVN; encoded by the coding sequence ATGAAAAAGAAAAAGAAGAAAAAAATTCTACGGATTACCGGCGTTGTCTTTTTGGCACTGGTCGGTATTTTATTGGCCATTCCATTTTTGCTGGAGGGCAAAATAGGTATCCTTATTAAAAACAAGGTCAACCAAAATATCAATGCAACGCTCGATTTCAATGAGGCAGACTTGAGCTTATTGGGCAGTTTCCCAAATGCCAAGGTCTTGCTCAAAGGCACCACATTGGTCAACAAGGCACCCTTTGAAGGCGATACGTTGTTTTCTTCCGAGAAAGTGGCACTTACCATGGGCATTGGGGAACTTTTCAAAAGTGCTGAAGATCCGATTGCCATAAAAAGCCTGGTCATAGACGGGGCCAAGCTGCACATCAAAATAGATGAGCAAGAAAATACCAATTACGATATAGCCAAGGAAGACGATAAGGCCACCACTTCTTTGCAAAGCGGGGGCAATGATTTTTCGTTCGACCTTGAGTCATACGAAATCACCAATTCAAAGGTGGTGTATGATGACCGTTCGACCGATATGCGCTTGGTGGTAAGTGAGATACGGCACACAGGAAAAGGTGACCTGTCGCTGGCCACATCAGAACTTCAGACAAAGACAGACGCCTTGCTTTCGTTGGAGATGGACAGCATCAGCTACCTAGACAAGAACAAAGTGGCCCTTGATGCGTTGATTGGCATTGATTTGAACGAGAACAGATATTCCTTTCTAAAGAACGAGGCACTGGTAAACCAGCTGCCACTGGTCTTTGATGGGTTTGTGAAGGTCAACGATGATAACCAAGAGATCGACATCTCTTTCAAAACGCCTTCATCAGATTTCAAGATTTTTCTGGCGGTCATTCCCTCAGCGTATTCAAAAAGCATAGGGAACGTTGAGACGAGCGGCAATTTTGAGGTAAACGGGCGGTTTGAGGGAATTTTAGACGAAGAACATATTCCAAGGTTCAACATAAAGGTCAATTCAGAAAACGCCTCGTTCAAATATCCGAACCTGCCAAAATCGGTCAGAAATGTCAATATTGATGCCGAGGTGGTGAACGCCAGCGGCTTGGCCGACGATACTTTTGTGAGGGTCAAGAAACTAACATTTCAAATTGATGACGACCGCTTTGCGGCCCAGGCCGACATAACCGATTTGCTGGGCAACACCAAAGTAAAGGCGGCTCTGGACGGAAAGATAAATTTGGCCAATATCTCAAAGGCCTACCCCGTACCTGCGGGTTATGACCTATCGGGGCTTTTGACAGCCGATGTGAGCACTGCCTTTGACATGGCCTCCATCGAGAACCAGCGCTACGAAAATACCAAGACTACCGGTACCCTGAACCTTCAAGGGTTTCAATACAACTCACCCGAATTGAAAAACCCGGTAGTGATCGATGAGGCGGCACTCAAGTTCAACCCTACCACCGTGACCTTAAATAATTTTTCCGGAAAAACGGGGCAGACCGATTTCAGGGCAAACGGCACCATCACCAATCTGTTGGGGTATCTGTTCAATAAAGAAGATATACAAGGCAATTTTAGGTTGATCTCGGATACCTTTGCCTTAAATGATTTTATGGTCGGGGAGGCTCCTGAGGAAGGTAAAGAGGATGCTGGTAATCCATCCGCCGAGAAAATCAAGATTCCTTCGTTTTTAAACTGCACCATCGATGCCACGGCCAACAATGTCATTTATGATAACCTGAATTTGACCGGTGTCTCAGGTCGCTTATTGGTAAAAGAGGAAACGGCAACCATACAAGGCCTGACCTCTTCTTTGTTCGGGGGAAAACTGAACCTGAACGGAAAAGTTTCCACCAAATCCGAGGTTCCCGTGTTCGACATGGCCTTGGGAGTGGACGGATTTCAGATTTCAGAATCGTTCGCAGCGATGGACATGCTCAAGGTATTGGCGCCGATTGCCAAAGTGTTGGAAGGAAAGTTGAACTCGACCATCAAGCTATCAGGAAATCTCAAAAACGATATGACACCCGATTTGGCCACCTTGTCGGGCAATCTGTTGGCAGAATTGCTCTCTACTGAGTTCACCGCCGAAAGAACCCCATTATTGTCCACGTTGGACAGTAAACTTGATTTCTTGAACCTGCAGGAATTGGACCTCAACGGACTCAAGACCGCCCTTAGTTTTGAAAATGGCACGGTGGCGGTAAAACCTTTTGATATCAAGTATAAAGATTTTGTCATCAATGTTGCTGGGGGCCATACTTTTGACCAGAAACTACAGTACAACGTCACCATTGATGTACCTGCGAAATACTTAGGTTCTGAGGTGAACATACTCTTGGCCCAGATCGATGATACAAGTCTGGAGAATTTGACCATACCGGTAACCGCAAACATCGGGGGAAGTTATACCAACCCGAATGTGACCACCGATCTGACCACCGGGGTCAAGAAATTGACGTCGCAATTGGTTGAGATCCAAAAAGAAAAATTGAAGAACCAAGGCAAGAATGCTGCCAAAGACCTGATCGGGGGGCTCTTTAAAAAAGATTCGACCGCAGGCGATTCCTCAGCAGCTGAAAAGTCTGACGTCAAAGCTGTTTTGGGTGGTTTGCTGGGCAACAAGAAAAAGGACACCACCACGAATGACAGCACCGGAGTGGTTAAGGATACAGTAACCACGGGAGACGTTGCTAAAAAGGCTGCCAAAAATATCTTGGGCGGATTGCTGGGAAGCAAAAAGAAAAAGGATTCAGTCAATTGA
- a CDS encoding DUF2797 domain-containing protein translates to MLYEGVLRKMRTEIGPPVNYFLVFDHDFINMNQALDKSLKIECIKFQCLNCGEDRPIYRQGFCKTCFFETPAAGDWIMKPELSTAHLDIEDRDLAFEKRMQLQPHVVYLANSSNVKVGVTRKSQIPTRWIDQGAHEAIEIVEVPNRYLAGITEVALKEHVGDKTSWQKMLKNDIKDLDLTEWRNRLKAFIPEEAAEYYIDSNTETQIEFPVLQYPEKVKSLNLDKNPSYRGVLKGIKGQYLIFEDSTVFNIRGNEGYFVGIDIN, encoded by the coding sequence ATGTTATACGAAGGCGTTTTGCGTAAAATGCGTACCGAAATCGGGCCACCTGTCAATTATTTTTTGGTGTTCGACCATGATTTTATCAACATGAACCAAGCCCTTGACAAATCGTTGAAAATCGAGTGCATCAAATTTCAATGCCTGAACTGTGGCGAAGACCGGCCCATTTACCGCCAGGGTTTTTGCAAGACCTGTTTTTTTGAGACCCCTGCTGCAGGCGATTGGATCATGAAACCCGAATTGAGCACTGCCCACCTCGACATAGAAGACCGCGATCTGGCATTTGAAAAAAGAATGCAACTACAACCACATGTGGTGTATTTGGCCAATTCGAGCAACGTCAAGGTGGGCGTAACCCGAAAATCGCAAATACCCACTCGTTGGATCGATCAAGGGGCCCATGAGGCCATCGAAATTGTAGAAGTGCCCAACCGTTATTTGGCCGGCATTACCGAGGTAGCCTTAAAAGAGCATGTCGGCGACAAGACCAGTTGGCAAAAGATGCTGAAGAACGATATAAAAGACCTCGATTTGACCGAATGGCGAAACAGACTTAAAGCGTTTATACCCGAAGAAGCCGCTGAGTATTATATCGATTCGAACACAGAGACACAAATCGAGTTTCCGGTGCTGCAATACCCTGAAAAGGTCAAAAGCCTCAATCTTGACAAAAACCCATCCTACCGTGGCGTTTTAAAGGGCATTAAAGGGCAATACCTCATTTTTGAAGACAGCACTGTTTTTAACATTCGTGGCAATGAAGGCTATTTTGTGGGGATTGACATCAATTGA
- a CDS encoding DinB family protein, translated as MNQPVIFASIVLLSFFASDLNAQEDVFIREYLERLENSRKYLLLVAESMPEDKYGFKATPESMSFAENLMHIGWAMDWHSQSLMGGRKARDWNTDTELKVDAKSKKDMILKIDDTFDKTIEFISNFDVNKLGERLDYFESDRTKRQVLLLLADHITHHRGQMLVYLRLNGLKPPRYVLYQ; from the coding sequence ATGAACCAACCAGTGATTTTCGCTTCGATAGTACTACTTTCCTTTTTTGCGTCGGATTTGAATGCCCAAGAGGATGTTTTTATCAGGGAATATTTAGAACGATTGGAAAATTCAAGAAAATATTTGCTACTTGTTGCCGAAAGTATGCCAGAAGACAAATATGGGTTCAAAGCGACTCCGGAATCAATGAGCTTTGCAGAAAATTTGATGCATATTGGTTGGGCAATGGACTGGCACAGTCAATCCTTAATGGGTGGACGTAAGGCAAGGGATTGGAATACAGACACCGAACTAAAGGTAGATGCCAAATCAAAAAAAGATATGATTTTAAAAATCGATGATACCTTCGACAAAACCATAGAATTCATTTCAAATTTTGATGTGAACAAACTTGGGGAACGATTGGATTATTTTGAATCTGATAGAACAAAAAGACAGGTTTTGTTATTGCTTGCCGACCACATAACCCACCACAGGGGCCAAATGCTTGTTTACCTGCGATTGAACGGACTAAAGCCCCCGAGGTATGTTTTATACCAATAA